Proteins from one Pontibacter korlensis genomic window:
- a CDS encoding carboxypeptidase-like regulatory domain-containing protein, which translates to MKHFILAVTIGMLSLVYTGVAAQDGGYLLGKVIEADKQIAAEGASVINMSSQKATIADHEGMFLIQAALGDSLLIRSVGYRSVVHRVEQLSTANEALVTIRLEEVSVKLPEVEVTGLPSLEHLMRNYGRREKAPNHVKNPAYAPKTETATLSSPSLTVGSPIGAMYSLFSREGKELRMLEELQEKQKQEQELEEKRKYNRFFIDNTGYEH; encoded by the coding sequence ATGAAGCACTTCATACTTGCTGTCACTATAGGAATGCTTTCATTGGTTTATACAGGCGTAGCTGCACAAGATGGTGGTTACTTGTTAGGTAAGGTGATAGAAGCTGACAAGCAGATAGCAGCAGAAGGAGCAAGTGTTATCAATATGTCCTCTCAGAAGGCTACTATTGCAGATCATGAAGGCATGTTTCTGATACAAGCTGCTTTGGGTGATAGCCTGCTGATACGCTCAGTTGGCTATAGGTCTGTAGTGCATCGTGTAGAACAGTTAAGTACTGCTAACGAAGCGTTAGTGACGATCAGGCTTGAAGAAGTCAGTGTTAAACTGCCTGAGGTGGAAGTAACTGGCTTGCCCTCATTGGAGCACCTGATGCGAAACTACGGAAGGAGAGAGAAAGCTCCTAACCATGTTAAAAATCCTGCTTACGCTCCCAAAACGGAGACAGCTACCCTTTCTTCCCCCTCACTTACTGTAGGTTCTCCTATTGGTGCTATGTACAGCCTGTTCTCCAGAGAGGGAAAAGAACTACGCATGCTTGAAGAACTGCAGGAAAAACAGAAGCAGGAGCAGGAACTTGAGGAGAAGCGCAAGTACAACAGGTTTTTTATTGACAACACTGGCTATGAACACTAG
- a CDS encoding Kelch repeat-containing protein, producing MRINKYSTRLKLQLMRCLTIALLLGAFTSCDSDEDTTDLLGDWQKASDFAGVSRSGAVAFTIGDMAYVGTGFDGNQRLTDFWQYDSNKGSWIRKASFPGTARNLAVSFTANGKGYVGTGFDGVNHLRDFWEYDPQTDTWTQIADFPGSARYGAVALSIDNKGYVGAGYDGNYQKDFWQYDPATGQWQERVGLGGAKRLNAFAFTYDGKGYIGGGINNGQFQSDFLEYDPVNDSWRKLKSLDENDRENEDYPSPRTSAVTLVINNRVFVVGGSNGSALADVWEYEPLGDLWVERYSFEGSAREGAVGFALGGFGYITTGQSSTYRFDDLWQFDPTIFSQD from the coding sequence ATGAGAATTAACAAGTACTCTACGCGGCTCAAGCTGCAACTTATGCGTTGCCTGACCATTGCTTTGCTATTAGGCGCCTTTACCTCTTGCGACTCCGACGAGGATACGACAGACCTGCTGGGTGATTGGCAAAAAGCCTCTGACTTTGCGGGTGTTTCCAGGAGCGGTGCTGTTGCTTTTACAATTGGCGACATGGCGTATGTGGGCACAGGTTTCGACGGCAACCAGCGCCTCACCGATTTTTGGCAGTACGACTCCAACAAAGGCTCCTGGATCAGGAAAGCCTCTTTTCCGGGTACGGCCAGAAACCTGGCAGTAAGCTTTACCGCCAATGGTAAGGGCTACGTTGGCACAGGCTTCGATGGCGTGAATCACCTTCGCGACTTCTGGGAGTATGATCCGCAAACTGACACCTGGACACAGATAGCTGATTTTCCTGGTTCTGCCCGCTATGGTGCCGTAGCCTTATCAATAGATAACAAAGGTTATGTTGGAGCAGGATATGATGGTAACTACCAAAAGGACTTTTGGCAGTACGACCCTGCCACCGGTCAGTGGCAGGAACGAGTAGGCCTGGGTGGAGCGAAAAGACTGAATGCCTTCGCTTTTACTTATGATGGTAAAGGCTATATAGGTGGGGGTATCAACAACGGGCAATTCCAGTCAGACTTTTTAGAGTACGATCCGGTTAACGACTCCTGGAGAAAACTCAAGAGCCTGGATGAAAATGATCGTGAAAATGAGGATTACCCATCTCCAAGAACATCTGCAGTTACCTTAGTAATAAATAACAGAGTATTTGTAGTTGGCGGATCTAACGGCTCCGCTCTGGCAGATGTGTGGGAGTATGAGCCTTTAGGAGACCTTTGGGTAGAAAGATATTCTTTTGAGGGAAGTGCTAGAGAAGGAGCTGTAGGCTTTGCTCTTGGAGGTTTTGGATACATAACCACCGGCCAAAGCTCAACTTACCGCTTTGATGATCTGTGGCAGTTTGATCCTACCATCTTTAGCCAAGATTAA
- a CDS encoding sensor histidine kinase: MIQKQNNYIQELLIVALITSVFFGVFSMLPNLLSSHNPFMPPPPRPGPGAPESVMRAMRGGAPKGHSIGIVVTTVLMLTLWIMNIFLYARFQAFRAKEQTKSVLRYITSYVLMFALISSYYLVLGYFAPNPYHYGRVLFIPFIAGLTNNTIVLVMLDLVVLQRKKALVELENAQLKMSSIQAQHQHLKHQLQPHFLFNSLNTLKTLIKRRPLEAEEYLVRLSEFLRASLTPGSRDTIALRDELKLCVDYLEMQKVRFKNAFHYEIDVPEELLETAFVPIFSLQLLAENAIKHNGFTVEEPLYIYISYNDDGYLEVRNNKKAKSISEPSSGIGLKNLRERYMVLSEKDIAIFDTEKYFSVQLPILSK, translated from the coding sequence ATGATTCAAAAACAGAACAACTATATACAGGAGCTACTAATTGTAGCCCTGATTACTTCAGTATTCTTTGGCGTGTTTAGTATGCTGCCAAACCTGCTCTCTTCCCATAATCCTTTTATGCCGCCGCCACCACGTCCTGGTCCGGGAGCACCCGAAAGTGTGATGAGAGCAATGCGGGGAGGTGCACCAAAAGGCCACAGCATAGGCATTGTTGTAACCACTGTGTTGATGCTGACCTTGTGGATCATGAACATATTCCTCTACGCCAGGTTTCAGGCATTCAGGGCAAAGGAGCAGACTAAAAGTGTGTTGCGCTATATTACAAGCTATGTGCTGATGTTTGCTCTCATCAGCTCGTATTATCTTGTGCTTGGGTATTTTGCCCCGAACCCATACCACTACGGTAGGGTTTTGTTTATTCCTTTTATTGCCGGTTTAACCAACAACACCATTGTGCTGGTTATGCTGGACCTTGTTGTGTTGCAGCGGAAGAAGGCCTTGGTGGAGCTGGAGAATGCCCAGCTTAAAATGAGCAGTATTCAGGCGCAGCACCAACACCTGAAACATCAATTGCAGCCACACTTTTTGTTTAACTCCCTGAACACACTCAAGACACTCATTAAAAGGCGCCCCCTTGAAGCTGAGGAGTACCTGGTGCGTTTATCAGAGTTTTTGCGAGCTTCGTTAACTCCTGGCAGCCGCGATACAATTGCGCTACGGGATGAGCTGAAGTTGTGTGTAGACTATCTGGAGATGCAGAAAGTACGCTTCAAAAATGCTTTTCACTATGAGATTGATGTTCCTGAAGAACTGCTTGAGACAGCGTTTGTGCCTATATTTTCGCTGCAGTTGCTGGCTGAGAATGCCATCAAACACAATGGTTTTACTGTGGAAGAGCCGCTCTATATTTATATCAGCTATAATGATGACGGCTACCTGGAAGTGCGCAACAACAAAAAAGCAAAGTCTATAAGTGAGCCTTCTTCTGGCATAGGCCTGAAAAACCTGAGGGAGCGCTATATGGTACTATCTGAGAAGGATATTGCCATTTTCGATACAGAGAAGTACTTTTCGGTACAGCTACCAATATTGAGCAAGTGA
- a CDS encoding LytR/AlgR family response regulator transcription factor: MRIVIIEDEPLTAEDLAETLQQVDSAIEIEAVLASVKSAVAYFQVNEFPDLIFSDIQLGDGLSFEIFKAVPTSTPVVFCTAYDAYALDAFKANGIDYVLKPFSSASINETLQKYKKLQQNLSKPEPSIKNILDLFENRLSQKRSSILVYQRDKIIPLPVAEIAISYVENQLTRVVCFDGKSYVVNHTLDELESMLAPQFFRANRQYLVNHKAVKEASQYFGRKLHVALTIPFQDEVIVSKAKSPKFLDWLANQ; this comes from the coding sequence GTGAGAATTGTTATTATAGAAGATGAGCCGCTTACGGCTGAGGACCTGGCAGAAACCCTGCAGCAGGTGGATAGTGCTATAGAGATTGAGGCTGTTCTTGCTTCAGTGAAGAGCGCTGTAGCATACTTCCAGGTGAATGAGTTTCCTGATCTTATTTTTTCAGATATTCAGTTAGGCGATGGTCTCAGTTTCGAGATTTTTAAGGCTGTGCCTACTTCTACACCTGTTGTTTTCTGCACTGCTTATGATGCTTATGCCTTGGATGCTTTCAAGGCCAACGGCATCGATTACGTACTGAAGCCATTTTCGTCGGCTTCCATTAATGAAACACTGCAGAAGTATAAAAAACTGCAGCAAAACCTTTCCAAACCCGAGCCATCGATAAAAAACATACTCGACCTTTTTGAGAATAGGCTGAGCCAAAAACGCAGTTCTATACTTGTATACCAGCGCGATAAAATTATTCCCTTACCAGTAGCAGAGATTGCTATCAGTTACGTGGAGAACCAACTAACGCGGGTAGTGTGCTTTGATGGTAAAAGTTATGTTGTCAACCACACTTTAGATGAACTGGAGAGTATGCTGGCGCCACAATTCTTCAGGGCGAACCGGCAGTACCTGGTTAACCATAAAGCTGTAAAAGAAGCCTCTCAATACTTTGGCCGCAAGCTGCATGTGGCATTAACCA
- a CDS encoding ATP-binding protein, producing MYRTKNEVSSNHTLNIFQGGGEMGALMRSFDWDNHPLGSPAQWPESLKTNIRLLLNSSFPMFIWWSKDLYMFHNDAYLPALGNKHPKALGAKARTAWSEIWDNMGLVVDEILSGGNPFYAEALMLMLERKGFPEETYWTFSYSPAFDDNGEVNGVFCACHEVTGTVLSTRRMKSLKDISEVTVQLQTLEQAAQRTCDLLLQNSKDLPFCMIYLLNNTATEATLVGQAGNSSGRNVPDFVDLTQGETAWEFKNVMESKEPVLLDCSALNFGSDLANSLSRKIERAAVLPIMRPGRKQVIGFFVAGISPWLEYSTDYKGFHALLTGHIATAITSIKAREELAKQQEYLKDIFQQAPVGIAIVRGPQYIIDLANPGVCEIWGREAEDVLGKPVIEALPEVSEQGIIQLLDGVVNSGEPFIANELPLQFERDGKMETVYLNFIYHPMRDQQGFITGVIAVAIDTSAQVKYRQSVEALNEELLATNADLDNFVYSASHDLKAPISNIEGLMEALVEYLPQETLESGSVKRVIDLIQSSVDRFKRAVTDLTEVAKIQREASDDVKSINLAEVINEVQLDFEFLIAETEAVIEKDLAPDTVLQFSTKNLRSVVYNLVSNAIKYRSPERKPHVQITTKTTPEYVVLQVKDNGLGMNLQNKSKIFSMFKRLHDHVEGSGVGLYIVKRIVENAGGYIEVESEVGVGSTFTVYFKGKA from the coding sequence ATGTACCGTACTAAGAATGAAGTTTCCAGCAACCATACACTAAACATCTTCCAAGGTGGTGGTGAAATGGGTGCGCTGATGCGCAGTTTTGACTGGGACAATCACCCTCTGGGCAGCCCTGCGCAATGGCCGGAAAGCCTTAAAACAAACATCCGGCTTCTGCTAAACTCCAGCTTTCCTATGTTCATCTGGTGGTCTAAGGACCTCTACATGTTTCATAACGATGCCTACTTACCAGCCTTAGGCAATAAGCACCCCAAAGCTTTAGGAGCAAAGGCACGAACGGCATGGTCTGAAATATGGGATAATATGGGATTAGTGGTAGATGAAATCCTAAGTGGGGGAAATCCATTTTATGCCGAAGCGTTAATGTTGATGCTGGAGCGAAAAGGTTTTCCGGAAGAAACCTACTGGACCTTTTCCTATAGCCCAGCCTTTGATGACAACGGAGAGGTAAATGGTGTCTTCTGCGCCTGCCATGAGGTAACTGGTACAGTGCTGAGCACGCGTCGAATGAAATCACTTAAGGATATCTCAGAGGTTACAGTTCAGTTGCAAACACTGGAGCAGGCTGCACAACGTACCTGCGATTTGCTGCTGCAAAACAGTAAGGATCTTCCCTTCTGCATGATCTATCTACTGAACAACACAGCAACAGAAGCCACTTTAGTCGGCCAGGCAGGAAACAGTAGCGGGCGAAATGTTCCGGACTTTGTTGATCTGACCCAAGGTGAAACAGCCTGGGAGTTCAAAAATGTGATGGAATCGAAAGAGCCCGTACTGCTCGACTGTTCAGCGTTGAATTTTGGATCTGACCTGGCCAATAGTTTGTCCAGAAAGATTGAACGCGCGGCGGTACTACCTATCATGAGACCGGGCCGAAAACAGGTGATAGGTTTCTTTGTAGCCGGCATTAGCCCATGGCTGGAGTACAGCACAGACTATAAGGGTTTTCATGCCCTTCTTACCGGCCACATCGCCACGGCCATAACCAGTATCAAGGCCAGAGAAGAACTGGCAAAGCAACAAGAGTACCTGAAGGATATCTTTCAGCAGGCACCGGTGGGTATAGCCATTGTAAGAGGGCCACAGTACATTATTGACCTGGCCAACCCAGGCGTATGCGAGATTTGGGGTCGTGAGGCTGAAGATGTTTTAGGCAAGCCTGTAATTGAGGCTTTGCCTGAAGTAAGTGAGCAAGGAATAATACAGCTGCTTGATGGGGTAGTGAATTCCGGAGAGCCTTTTATAGCGAACGAGCTGCCTCTTCAGTTCGAACGTGATGGAAAAATGGAGACAGTTTACCTGAACTTCATTTACCATCCAATGCGTGATCAGCAGGGATTTATAACTGGTGTGATAGCGGTGGCAATAGACACCAGTGCACAGGTAAAGTATAGGCAGTCTGTAGAGGCACTGAACGAGGAGCTGCTAGCTACCAATGCTGACTTGGATAACTTCGTGTACTCCGCCTCACATGACCTGAAGGCTCCAATATCGAATATTGAAGGTTTGATGGAGGCCTTGGTTGAGTACCTGCCCCAGGAAACGCTGGAGTCAGGTTCTGTGAAGCGCGTTATAGATTTGATTCAGTCTTCTGTAGACAGGTTTAAACGAGCTGTTACTGACCTTACAGAGGTAGCCAAGATTCAGCGTGAAGCTAGTGATGACGTAAAAAGTATCAATCTGGCTGAAGTGATAAATGAAGTACAGCTTGACTTTGAGTTCCTGATAGCTGAAACAGAAGCTGTAATAGAGAAAGACCTGGCACCAGATACTGTGCTGCAGTTTTCTACCAAGAACTTACGCAGCGTTGTTTACAATTTGGTAAGTAATGCAATCAAGTATAGATCGCCGGAGCGCAAGCCACATGTACAGATTACAACCAAAACTACCCCTGAATACGTTGTACTGCAGGTTAAAGACAATGGCTTGGGTATGAACCTTCAGAACAAGAGCAAGATCTTCTCTATGTTCAAGCGCCTGCACGACCATGTGGAAGGTTCAGGCGTAGGACTGTACATTGTGAAAAGAATAGTAGAGAACGCTGGTGGCTATATAGAGGTAGAAAGTGAAGTAGGTGTAGGCTCTACTTTTACTGTCTATTTCAAGGGAAAAGCTTAA